From Pseudomonadota bacterium, the proteins below share one genomic window:
- a CDS encoding PQQ-binding-like beta-propeller repeat protein yields MRARGKGALLTVLCAGLLVACGRRGQNGKPVEPKPSGEAGEPLADAGPAEPELPNVPFAMLGGGPRHEFRAAVPGPATAPVEIAVFRAGGRIAASPVIGPDGTIYVGSVDGTFNALRRDGGLRWSYVAGAPIFSTAAVSEGGAVYVGCDDDTLLAFAADGAVRWTYRQKQDVDSSPVIAEGGAIYVGGEGLHAITASGERRWMSLLGGAHVSASPAMLPNGRVAVGGHDHRVYALQPDGTAAWAFATGGPVEGPIAALGGGDVVFGSTDGKLYRLSPEGGKRFAVDVGGAVRGGVAVAADEGTLYAGTMAGELVAIDAAKGAVEWRVKTGGPIRATPVLDPEGRLYVGSRDRGLYAVDAATGEIAWRVELGAEIDAAVAIASGRRLVVASDDGAVRLMAEAQ; encoded by the coding sequence ATGAGAGCTCGGGGCAAAGGCGCGCTCCTGACGGTGCTCTGCGCGGGGCTCCTCGTCGCGTGCGGGCGGCGGGGCCAGAACGGGAAGCCTGTCGAGCCCAAGCCTTCGGGTGAGGCGGGCGAGCCTTTGGCCGACGCGGGCCCGGCCGAGCCCGAGCTGCCGAACGTGCCGTTCGCGATGCTCGGCGGCGGGCCGCGCCACGAGTTTCGCGCCGCCGTCCCGGGCCCGGCCACGGCGCCTGTCGAGATCGCGGTGTTCCGCGCGGGCGGGAGGATCGCGGCGTCGCCCGTGATCGGGCCGGACGGGACGATCTACGTCGGCTCGGTCGACGGCACGTTCAACGCGCTCCGCCGCGACGGCGGCCTCCGCTGGAGCTACGTCGCCGGCGCGCCGATCTTCTCCACGGCCGCGGTGAGCGAGGGCGGGGCGGTGTACGTCGGGTGCGACGACGACACCCTGCTCGCCTTCGCGGCGGACGGCGCGGTGCGCTGGACCTACAGGCAGAAACAGGACGTCGACTCGTCGCCCGTGATCGCCGAGGGCGGCGCGATCTACGTCGGCGGCGAGGGGCTGCACGCGATCACCGCGTCCGGCGAGCGGCGCTGGATGTCGCTCCTGGGCGGCGCGCACGTGAGCGCGTCCCCGGCGATGCTCCCGAACGGCCGCGTCGCGGTCGGCGGTCACGATCACCGCGTGTACGCGCTGCAGCCGGACGGCACGGCGGCGTGGGCGTTCGCCACGGGCGGCCCGGTGGAGGGCCCGATCGCGGCGCTCGGCGGCGGCGACGTCGTCTTCGGCTCGACGGACGGAAAGCTGTATCGGCTCAGCCCGGAGGGCGGCAAGCGGTTCGCGGTCGACGTGGGCGGCGCGGTGCGCGGCGGCGTCGCGGTGGCGGCGGACGAGGGCACGCTGTACGCCGGCACGATGGCCGGGGAGCTCGTGGCGATCGACGCGGCGAAGGGCGCGGTCGAATGGCGCGTCAAGACCGGCGGGCCGATCCGCGCGACGCCGGTGCTCGACCCCGAGGGACGGCTGTACGTGGGATCGCGGGATCGCGGCCTGTACGCCGTGGACGCCGCGACCGGCGAGATCGCCTGGCGCGTGGAGCTCGGCGCGGAGATCGACGCGGCGGTCGCGATCGCGTCCGGGCGCAGGCTGGTTGTCGCGAGCGACGACGGCGCGGTGCGCCTCATGGCGGAGGCGCAGTGA
- a CDS encoding deoxyguanosinetriphosphate triphosphohydrolase has translation MPSLRERAEAAERERLSDRAALSSGEGAVRERGEPPCAYRTSFEVDRHRIVQSKAFRRLKGKTQVFLWPEGDHYRTRLTHCQEVSQVARTIARALHLNEDLAEAIALGHDLGHAPFGHAGEATMQRLVPGGFRHERQSLRVVERLENNGDGLNLTRAVRDGIARHSKGAGPILAVPAEQLPGTLEGQIVRLADIIAYVNHDLDDAVRARVLSPGDVPAPLIDALGRTPSARNERLVLDIVERTEACSAARIAMSDRVAEALEALRAFLYDRVYLNPHVHAEFQKAEELIERLWRHFTADLDRFYARFWPGALRDGTPEDDVRDFVSGMTDAFAVNLYEELFTPRRWYVL, from the coding sequence ATGCCGAGCCTCAGGGAGCGGGCCGAGGCCGCGGAGCGCGAACGCCTCTCGGACCGCGCGGCGCTGTCGTCCGGGGAGGGCGCGGTGCGGGAGCGCGGCGAGCCGCCCTGCGCGTACCGCACGTCGTTCGAGGTCGACCGCCACCGCATCGTGCAGTCCAAGGCGTTCCGCCGCCTCAAGGGAAAGACGCAGGTCTTTCTTTGGCCCGAGGGCGATCACTACAGGACGCGGCTCACGCACTGCCAGGAGGTGAGCCAGGTCGCGCGCACCATCGCGCGGGCGCTCCACCTGAACGAGGATCTCGCGGAGGCGATCGCGCTCGGCCACGACCTCGGCCACGCGCCGTTCGGCCACGCGGGCGAGGCGACGATGCAGAGGCTCGTGCCCGGCGGGTTCCGCCACGAGCGGCAGAGCCTGCGCGTCGTCGAGCGGCTCGAGAACAACGGCGACGGGCTCAACCTCACGCGCGCGGTCCGCGACGGGATCGCGCGCCACTCGAAGGGGGCCGGGCCGATCCTCGCGGTCCCCGCGGAGCAGCTCCCGGGCACGCTCGAGGGGCAGATCGTGCGGCTCGCCGACATCATCGCCTACGTCAACCACGACCTCGACGACGCCGTGCGCGCGCGGGTGCTCTCTCCCGGCGACGTCCCGGCGCCGCTGATCGACGCGCTCGGCCGCACTCCGTCGGCGCGCAACGAGCGGCTCGTGCTCGACATCGTCGAGCGCACCGAGGCGTGCTCCGCCGCGCGCATCGCGATGAGCGACCGTGTCGCGGAGGCGCTCGAGGCGCTCCGCGCGTTCCTCTACGACCGCGTCTACCTGAACCCGCACGTCCACGCCGAGTTCCAGAAGGCCGAGGAGCTGATCGAGCGGCTGTGGCGCCACTTCACGGCCGATCTCGACAGGTTCTACGCGCGCTTCTGGCCAGGCGCGCTGCGCGACGGCACGCCCGAGGACGACGTGCGAGACTTCGTGTCGGGGATGACCGACGCGTTCGCCGTCAATCTGTACGAGGAGCTGTTCACACCGCGGCGCTGGTACGTCCTGTAG
- a CDS encoding cytochrome c3 family protein, whose product MKYKIVRILASAAAIAICGPACGGGSSNSSVSGPGSGEYVVLAWNDLGMHCLNPTYDTAVILPPYNTIWAQVVRRGDPPQPVTEGLTVEYSIDNNTYSYGKAEYGQFWDNCEALFGAALEHDTGLNLSDPAQHNGLAGTMVVAASGDHFEVHGIPVVPVDDDGTWNPFQVATITVKDSSGNVVAETKATVPTSEEIRCSNCHGVADPFGAILDTHDTLSGTDLAGAKPVLCASCHGSPALGLNDPGTSGKFLSEAIHGYHADKGATCYDCHPGPQTKCSRSLAHATDDGNCVACHGGMADVAASIADGSRTPWAEEPTCVQCHTGVAQVDTAAGLYRNAAGHGGLACPACHGSPHAMVPSREESDNYQGEQYQSASVTIGSCAACHASSRGAEEEPEEFGEEFAEKHGGASPERRTACNVCHTAVPTDTANWPHAFEWTAH is encoded by the coding sequence ATGAAATATAAGATCGTCCGCATTCTGGCGTCCGCTGCAGCGATCGCGATCTGCGGACCCGCGTGCGGCGGGGGATCGTCCAATTCCAGTGTGTCCGGACCCGGTTCCGGCGAGTACGTCGTGCTCGCGTGGAACGACCTCGGGATGCACTGCCTCAACCCGACGTACGACACGGCCGTGATCCTGCCGCCCTACAACACCATCTGGGCGCAGGTGGTGCGGCGCGGCGATCCCCCGCAGCCCGTCACCGAGGGCCTCACCGTGGAATACTCGATCGACAACAACACGTACTCCTACGGCAAGGCGGAGTACGGCCAATTCTGGGACAACTGCGAGGCGTTGTTCGGCGCGGCGCTCGAGCACGACACCGGGTTGAACCTGAGCGATCCGGCGCAGCACAACGGGCTCGCGGGCACCATGGTCGTCGCGGCGTCGGGAGACCACTTCGAGGTGCACGGCATCCCGGTGGTGCCCGTCGACGACGACGGCACGTGGAACCCGTTCCAGGTGGCGACAATCACCGTGAAGGACAGCTCGGGCAACGTCGTCGCAGAGACCAAGGCCACGGTGCCCACGTCGGAAGAGATCCGGTGCTCGAACTGCCACGGCGTCGCGGATCCGTTCGGCGCCATCCTCGATACCCACGATACGTTGAGCGGGACGGATCTCGCCGGCGCCAAGCCGGTCCTGTGCGCGAGCTGCCACGGCAGCCCGGCGCTCGGCCTCAACGATCCGGGGACGTCGGGCAAGTTCCTGTCCGAGGCGATACACGGTTACCACGCCGACAAAGGGGCGACGTGCTACGACTGCCACCCCGGACCGCAGACGAAGTGCTCGAGGAGCCTCGCGCACGCCACGGACGATGGCAACTGCGTCGCCTGCCACGGCGGGATGGCGGACGTCGCGGCGTCGATCGCGGACGGTTCGCGTACGCCGTGGGCCGAGGAGCCGACCTGCGTGCAGTGCCACACCGGCGTGGCGCAGGTCGACACGGCGGCCGGGCTCTACCGCAACGCGGCGGGCCACGGCGGTCTCGCGTGCCCGGCGTGCCACGGGAGCCCGCACGCGATGGTCCCTTCGCGAGAGGAGTCGGACAACTACCAGGGAGAGCAGTACCAGAGCGCGTCGGTGACGATCGGGAGCTGCGCAGCGTGCCACGCGTCCTCTCGTGGCGCCGAAGAAGAGCCGGAGGAGTTCGGCGAGGAGTTCGCCGAGAAGCACGGCGGCGCGAGCCCAGAGCGGCGCACGGCGTGCAACGTGTGCCACACGGCCGTGCCGACCGACACCGCCAACTGGCCGCACGCCTTCGAGTGGACGGCGCACTGA
- a CDS encoding mechanosensitive ion channel family protein, whose product MHFLERWIDGCGVHGWPCTALAWVGVAVALVLLSLLTYWFGRGVIGRILAFVIRRTETQWDDALLRRRLFVRLSHLGPAFVLFACAPLLPPADRVLERAAIVYFMAIGLLASLSFLDAAVDIYATYPVSKQRPIKGLVEIVKILLILFIGVLALAVILDRSPWIVLSGLGAMTAVLLIVFKDSLLGFVAGVQLTVNDMVAIGDWIEMPKYGADGEVVDLTLHTVKVRNWDMTITTVPSYALVSDSFKNWRGMARAGARRIKRAVHLDLASVRFCTSEMIDRYAKEPILAEGMAELKRAAVAQNRPITNVGVFRAYVEAFLRAHPRVNREMTLIVRELDPGPNGLPLELYCFAADPKWASYEAVQADLVDHIVAKAPEFDLRVFQLPSGADLEKLAAR is encoded by the coding sequence GTGCATTTCCTGGAGCGTTGGATCGATGGCTGCGGCGTCCACGGCTGGCCGTGCACGGCGCTCGCGTGGGTCGGGGTCGCGGTCGCCCTGGTCCTGCTCTCCCTTCTCACGTACTGGTTCGGCCGCGGCGTGATCGGGCGGATCCTGGCGTTCGTCATCCGCCGCACGGAGACGCAGTGGGACGACGCGCTCCTGCGCCGCCGCCTGTTCGTCCGGCTCTCGCACCTCGGACCGGCGTTCGTGCTGTTCGCGTGCGCCCCGCTCCTGCCGCCCGCGGACCGCGTCCTCGAGCGCGCGGCGATCGTCTACTTCATGGCGATCGGCCTGCTCGCGTCGCTCTCGTTCCTCGACGCCGCCGTGGACATCTACGCCACCTACCCCGTGTCCAAGCAGCGGCCGATCAAGGGGCTCGTCGAGATCGTCAAGATCCTGCTCATCCTGTTCATCGGCGTGCTCGCGCTCGCCGTGATCCTCGATCGCTCGCCGTGGATCGTCCTGTCCGGGCTCGGCGCCATGACCGCGGTGCTGCTGATCGTCTTCAAGGACTCGCTCCTGGGGTTCGTGGCCGGCGTCCAGCTCACGGTCAACGACATGGTCGCCATCGGCGACTGGATCGAGATGCCGAAGTACGGCGCGGACGGCGAGGTCGTCGACCTCACGCTGCACACCGTGAAGGTCCGGAACTGGGACATGACGATCACGACGGTGCCGTCGTACGCGCTCGTGTCCGACTCCTTCAAGAACTGGCGCGGCATGGCGCGGGCCGGCGCCCGGCGGATCAAGCGCGCGGTGCACCTCGACCTCGCGAGCGTCCGCTTCTGCACGTCCGAGATGATCGATCGCTACGCCAAGGAGCCGATCCTCGCGGAGGGCATGGCCGAGCTGAAGCGCGCGGCGGTGGCCCAGAACCGCCCGATCACGAACGTGGGCGTGTTCCGCGCGTACGTCGAGGCGTTCCTGCGCGCCCACCCCCGCGTGAACCGGGAGATGACGCTCATCGTGCGCGAGCTCGATCCCGGGCCGAACGGCCTGCCGCTCGAGCTCTACTGCTTCGCCGCCGATCCCAAGTGGGCGTCGTACGAGGCGGTCCAGGCCGATCTCGTCGATCACATCGTCGCGAAGGCGCCGGAGTTCGATCTGCGCGTGTTCCAGCTCCCGTCGGGGGCGGATCTCGAGAAGCTCGCGGCGAGGTAG